One window of the Solanum stenotomum isolate F172 chromosome 11, ASM1918654v1, whole genome shotgun sequence genome contains the following:
- the LOC125844202 gene encoding nicastrin, with product MNDSKLFVFLICLLAQFFLSFSASDQVNSFESVPDLEKSMYMAIDGYPCVRLLNLSGEIGCSNPGRANIIAPVTRFKTENKLAEPSALLVSVDQFEDLFARLLIDADFSRHVVGVLVESGSQLQNGLKGFSPDKKFPQAEFAPYQSGKFEWNPTGSGLMWKAYNFPVFLLSNSSTLALQEIALRNEKRKKSSTVDVADFDLVMQTTKSGTRDSESCLREQTCLPLGGYSVWSALPPIIASSSKKAKPMILTVASMDAASLFRDASIGADSPISGLISLLAVVDALSRVDGLGDLDKQLVFAVFTGEAWGYLGSRRFLLELDQHSDAVSGLDLALIEMVLEIGSVGKGFTQDDNTFFAHSTKESATNGTLSALKDALGSLKTQSIKISRASKSNPGLPPSSLMSFLKKNPETSGVVLEDFDAAFTNKFYHSHLDDLSANINSSAIVAAASIVARSLYILASDKKEIKNSVLNTININASLVEELLGCLLSCEPGFTCELVNRYIAPSTSCPSHYVGVVLGEPSSQPYLGNVGDVSRFVWNFLADKTAIPSKNMSSTCPKGCSGNGEMCVKAETDGKGVCVISTTRYVPAYSTRLKYESEMWEVLPHNSSDTMGEADPVWTESNWDTIRLRVYTVQDTGFDLLVLLLGITVTVMSYIIIVISKAFITKALKRD from the exons ATGAACGATTCAAAGCTTTTCGTCTTCCTCATCTGCTTACTTGCTCAGTTTTTCCTCTCCTTCTCAG CTTCAGATCAAGTGAACTCTTTCGAGTCAGTTCCTGATCTTGAGAAGTCAATGTACATGGCCATTGACGGGTATCCATGTGTACGGCTGCTTAACCTTTCAGGGGAGATCGGTTGTTCAA ACCCTGGGCGTGCCAACATAATTGCACCAGTTACTAGGTTCAAGACTGAAAATAAGTTGGCTGAGCCATCTGCATTACTGGTGTCTGTGGATCAATTTGAGGATCTCTTTGCAAG GTTATTGATTGATGCAGATTTTTCTAGGCATGTTGTTGGTGTATTAGTTGAATCAGGTTCTCAGCTTCAAAATGGCTTAAAAG GATTTTCCCCTGACAAAAAGTTTCCGCAAGCTGAATTCGCTCCTTATCAAAGTGGCAAGTTTGAATGGAACCCAACT GGATCTGGATTGATGTGGAAGGCTTACAATTTTCCTGTATTTTTGCTTTCAAACAGTAGCACATTGGCCTTGCAAGAG ATTGCTTTGAGaaatgaaaagagaaagaaatcatccACTGTAGATGTGGCCGACTTTGATCTTGTGATGCAG ACAACAAAGTCTGGGACTCGGGATTCAGAATCTTGTCTTAGAGAGCAGACTTGCCTCCCATTGGGTGGGTACAG TGTCTGGTCAGCGCTACCACCAATAATCGCCTCATCGTCAAAGAAGGCAAAGCCTATGATATTGACTGTGGCTTCTATGGATGCGGCTTCCTTGTTTCGTGACGCAAGCATTGGTGCAGATTCACCTATATCT GGGTTGATCTCATTGCTGGCTGTGGTGGATGCTCTTTCACGTGTTGATGGCTTGGGGGACCTTGATAAACAG CTTGTATTTGCTGTTTTCACCGGAGAGGCCTGGGGCTACCTTGGCAGTAGAAGATTTCTTCTTGAGCTTGATCAACATTCTGATGCTGTTAGTGGACTTGACTTGGCACTAATTGAAATG GTTCTTGAAATTGGATCCGTTGGAAAGGGTTTCACTCAGGATGATAACACATTCTTTGCTCATAGTACAAAG GAGAGTGCCACAAATGGAACTTTAAGTGCCCTCAAGGATGCTCTAGGTTCGCTTAAGACTCAAAGCATTAAGATCTCAAGGGCTAGTAAATCAAATCCAGGGTTACCCCCGTCCTCACTGATGTCATTTCTGAAGAAG AATCCAGAGACCTCTGGGGTAGTCCTTGAAGACTTCGATGCTGCCTTTACTAATAAATTCTATCACAGCCACTTGGATGATCTAT CAGCAAATATAAACTCCTCAGCCATAGTGGCAGCCGCTTCTATTGTTGCCCGAAGTCTGTACATTCTGGCCAGTGATAAGAAGGAAATAAAGAATTCAGTTTTGAATACCATCAACATAAATGCTTCCTTGGTTGAAGAACTCCTTGGCTGCTTGTTAAGTTGTGAACCGGGCTTCACATGTGAACTGGTAAATCGCTACATTGCTCCCTCTACAAGTTGCCCAAGCCATTATGTGGGAGTTGTCCTGGGGGAACCTTCCTCTCAGCCATATCTTGGTAATGTGGGGGATGTTTCTCGGTTTGTGTGGAATTTCCTGGCAGATAAAACAGCTATCCCTTCAAAGAATATGAGCTCTACTTGTCCGAAGGGCTGCAGCGGTAATGGGGAAATGTGTGTCAAAGCAGAGACAGACGGGAAGGGTGTCTGTGTCATTTCCACGACCAG GTATGTCCCAGCATACTCAACTCGATTGAAGTACGAGTCTGAAATGTGGGAAGTGTTACCTCATAATTCCTCCGATACCATGGGAGAAGCTGACCCTGTTTGGACAGAGAGTAACTGGGATACAATAAGGCTTCGTGTCTACACAGTCCAGGACACTGGATTTGACCTGTTGGTTCTGCTGTTAGGTATTACTGTCACAGTTATGTCATACATTATAATAGTAATTTCAAAAGCCTTCATTACAAAGGCCCTAAAACGAGATTAG
- the LOC125844246 gene encoding protein ABA AND ROS SENSITIVE 1, translating to MDKRALYRAKLKEQKQKRIDSPLVRYNEHDQPVCRVCDVVLKSESQWPGHQASRKHHEAISNLKANAAAAKNPNNVKSEPPKELPKTKPEISEGVSRKEPEPSAAMSKPRASSILPPNFFDQQETKRPKIDKDSARLGDHISNRDPPVSDRYEEVEPSLTRSSIQGLSTSKNAETRSREDQRSGENGPTSKVSSGSDAKQVKGALPAGFFDNKDADLRARGITPVKPDVKDEYKEFEKLIQEDLKEVDNRLEEEEIDAAEMIEEEVSVEQRGYRERLEMLRKKKMEVKAAKSSLGSKESKVANKESSDDESSSDDDSDENLTVDWRAKHL from the exons ATGGACAAGAGAGCATTGTACCGAGCAAAGCTGAAGGAGCAGAAGCAGAAGCGAATTGATTCCCCTCTTGTAAG GTACAATGAGCACGATCAGCCTGTATGTAGAGTGTGTGATGTTGTTCTGAAATCTGAATCACAATGGCCTGGACATCAAGCATCTCGTAAACATCATGAG GCCATAAGTAATCTCAAAGCTAATGCTGCTGCAGCGAAAAACCCAAACAATGTAAAAAGCGAGCCTCCAAAGGAGTTGCCTAAAACCAAGCCTGAAATTTCTGAGGGTGTAAGCCGTAAAGAACCTGAACCTTCTGCTGCAATGTCCAAGCCTCGTGCATCATCTATACTTCCTCCCAATTTTTTTGACCAGCAAGAGACAAAGAGGCCAAAAATTG ATAAAGATTCAGCTAGGTTGGGAGACCACATATCAAACAGAGATCCTCCAGTTTCAGATCGCTATGAAGAGGTTGAACCGTCTTTGACAAGGTCTAGCATTCAGGGCCTATCTACTTCCAAGAATGCTGAGACTAGAAGCAGGGAAGATCAACGATCTGGTGAAAATGGACCGACGTCAAAAGTGAGTTCTGGTTCAGATGCTAAGCAGGTCAAAGGAGCTCTCCCTGCAGGTTTCTTTGACAACAAAGATGCCGATTTACGTGCTCGTGGTATTACACCAGTCAAACCAGATGTCAA GGATGAGTACaaagaatttgagaagttaaTCCAAGAAGACTTAAAAGAGGTTGACAACCgattagaagaagaagag ATTGATGCTGCAGAAATGATTGAAGAGGAAGTATCTGTTGAACAGAG GGGCTATAGGGAAAGACTTGAGATgctgaggaagaagaagatggaaGTTAAGGCTGCTAAGTCTTCGTTAGGCAGCAAAGAAAGTAAGGTTGCAAATAAGGAGTCTAGTGATGACGAATCATCAAGTGATGATGACAGTGACGAGAATCTTACTGTGGACTGGAGGGCTAAACATTTGTGA